The following are encoded in a window of Solibacillus sp. FSL R7-0668 genomic DNA:
- a CDS encoding YfhJ family protein, whose protein sequence is MEAFYQKLTEQLLAKNPELSKGRARTWVELLCSDFEATSAKAGVDYRGMEYTAKLVSQLIESYGDKLHLFAAKNPKYADLLNESDDIVN, encoded by the coding sequence ATGGAAGCGTTTTATCAAAAGTTAACGGAGCAATTATTAGCTAAAAACCCTGAATTGTCAAAGGGTCGTGCACGTACATGGGTCGAGCTATTATGCAGCGATTTCGAAGCCACATCAGCCAAAGCGGGTGTTGACTATCGCGGTATGGAATATACAGCAAAATTAGTTAGTCAATTAATCGAAAGCTACGGCGACAAATTGCATTTATTTGCTGCAAAAAATCCAAAATATGCGGATTTATTAAATGAGAGCGATGACATCGTGAACTAA
- a CDS encoding YfhH family protein, whose protein sequence is MNELTYSQMSEAELRQEIANLREQARKAEQLGIVNEYAVYERKALMAEAYLVDLSTIIPGEMYRLTGAPGEFFQVDRLKGRFAWGHRLGSDRFEEALPVSLLRPMKEGK, encoded by the coding sequence ATGAATGAATTAACATATAGTCAAATGTCAGAAGCAGAACTACGTCAGGAAATTGCCAATTTACGTGAGCAAGCACGTAAAGCCGAGCAATTAGGGATTGTCAATGAATACGCCGTTTATGAGCGTAAGGCATTAATGGCAGAAGCCTATTTAGTAGATCTTTCTACGATTATTCCAGGCGAAATGTATCGTCTTACGGGGGCGCCAGGCGAGTTTTTCCAAGTAGATCGTTTGAAAGGACGCTTTGCATGGGGGCATCGTTTAGGATCAGACCGTTTTGAAGAGGCATTGCCTGTTTCACTTTTACGTCCAATGAAAGAGGGGAAGTAG
- the recX gene encoding recombination regulator RecX, whose amino-acid sequence MQVITKIGRQKRNQERYNIYLNEKYAFAVDEGTLIKFGLQKGKVLEQIEIDEIQYEDEIAKAFNKALGFLSFQMRSEHEVKQKLLQLGHGEAVIQEAIHKLNRLGFLNDESYSKALLETRKRTAKKGPVAIRQDLMKKGIAKDLQQEVLKSYGHDEQLQLAMELAEKAIRSNDNKTPTQVKQKIQDVLLRKGYSYSIVTDVLEQITLEREEDEWGALIQNQGEKIWRKYASKFEGFELNQKVKQTLYQKGFPVEVITAFIEQKEQENE is encoded by the coding sequence TTGCAAGTCATTACAAAAATCGGCCGTCAAAAGCGTAATCAAGAGCGTTACAATATCTATTTAAATGAAAAGTATGCATTTGCTGTTGATGAAGGTACACTCATTAAATTTGGTTTGCAAAAAGGCAAAGTACTTGAGCAAATTGAAATCGATGAAATACAATATGAAGATGAAATAGCGAAAGCATTTAATAAGGCTCTAGGTTTTTTAAGCTTTCAAATGCGTAGTGAGCATGAAGTAAAGCAAAAGCTATTGCAATTAGGACATGGAGAAGCTGTGATACAAGAAGCCATCCACAAATTAAATCGCCTCGGCTTCTTGAATGATGAAAGTTATTCGAAGGCATTGCTCGAAACAAGAAAGCGTACTGCCAAAAAAGGGCCTGTTGCCATTCGCCAAGATTTAATGAAAAAAGGCATTGCAAAAGATTTACAGCAAGAAGTATTGAAATCCTATGGCCATGATGAACAGCTACAGCTTGCAATGGAATTAGCAGAAAAGGCGATTCGATCTAACGACAACAAAACACCTACTCAAGTAAAGCAAAAAATTCAAGATGTGTTATTGCGTAAAGGCTATTCTTACAGCATCGTTACGGATGTGTTAGAGCAGATAACTTTAGAGCGCGAAGAAGACGAATGGGGCGCATTAATCCAAAATCAAGGCGAAAAGATTTGGCGGAAATATGCGAGTAAATTCGAAGGCTTTGAACTCAATCAAAAAGTGAAGCAAACATTATACCAAAAGGGCTTCCCCGTTGAAGTCATTACAGCATTTATCGAACAAAAGGAGCAAGAAAATGAATGA
- a CDS encoding TIGR01777 family oxidoreductase, with the protein MKIAIAGGTGMVGRKLTELLQDKGHEVVILTRGNSRTENNIRYVQWLAQDVKPELQLEQLDAFINLAGVSLNEGRWTKQQKQKIYSSRMDATAEALRIMQAIEHKPSVFINASAVGIYPVSENEIYTEQSTEKATDFLGNVVDHWEQKAVQAENLGIRTCLARFGVILAKGEGALPMMVLPYQLGVGGTIGSGKQWLSWIHVDDVARALLFVIEQDELRGPINFTTPNVKRMKSFGQAISKALRRPHWLPVPSLALKLALGEKSVLVVKGQHVLPEKLLNAHFKFNYTSVEDAIRDLYP; encoded by the coding sequence ATGAAAATTGCAATTGCTGGTGGTACCGGCATGGTTGGTCGAAAATTAACAGAACTGCTTCAAGATAAAGGACATGAGGTCGTCATTTTGACACGTGGAAATTCTCGTACTGAAAACAATATACGCTATGTACAGTGGCTCGCACAGGATGTAAAACCAGAATTACAGCTTGAACAGTTAGATGCGTTTATCAATTTAGCTGGTGTTTCATTAAATGAAGGACGCTGGACAAAGCAGCAAAAACAAAAAATTTATTCTAGCCGTATGGATGCAACCGCTGAAGCATTGCGAATTATGCAAGCCATTGAACACAAGCCATCTGTATTCATTAATGCAAGCGCAGTCGGCATTTATCCTGTTTCAGAAAATGAGATTTATACCGAGCAATCTACCGAAAAAGCAACTGATTTTTTAGGTAATGTTGTGGATCATTGGGAGCAAAAAGCAGTACAAGCCGAAAATTTAGGCATTCGTACTTGCCTAGCGCGCTTTGGTGTTATTTTAGCTAAAGGTGAAGGTGCACTTCCGATGATGGTGCTGCCTTATCAATTAGGTGTTGGTGGAACAATTGGCTCAGGTAAACAATGGCTTAGTTGGATTCATGTTGACGATGTGGCGCGTGCTCTGCTCTTTGTAATCGAGCAGGACGAATTACGTGGGCCAATTAATTTTACGACACCGAATGTTAAGCGTATGAAATCTTTTGGACAAGCTATTAGTAAAGCACTACGTCGTCCACATTGGTTACCTGTACCAAGCCTTGCTCTAAAGCTCGCACTTGGCGAAAAGAGTGTCCTTGTGGTAAAAGGTCAACATGTACTACCCGAAAAATTATTAAATGCCCATTTTAAATTTAACTACACCTCTGTAGAAGATGCCATTCGCGATTTATATCCATGA
- a CDS encoding polysaccharide deacetylase family protein, with amino-acid sequence MAFVLVVSLVSYISVAKAEEFHWGFKPSRNAEPVEIGEPLESLLENYGAIYKGDPSKKVIYLTFDNGYENGFTESILDTLKTEKAPATFFLTGHYLTSASDLVKRMIADGHTIGNHSDGHPNMAKLSAQEMKEEWFGFDEKLYELTGVDRTYYARPPEGIFNEEVLKVGNEVGYRHIFWSIAFKDWLKDERRGYEYAYNALMNQLHPGAIILMHTVAQDNAEALPKFIQEAKKQGYTFGSLDDLVLEYEQVMPY; translated from the coding sequence ATGGCGTTCGTTCTCGTCGTCTCCCTCGTTTCCTATATATCTGTTGCAAAAGCCGAAGAATTTCATTGGGGCTTTAAACCAAGTCGTAATGCAGAGCCCGTTGAAATTGGTGAACCTTTAGAAAGCTTACTTGAAAATTACGGGGCAATTTATAAAGGGGACCCTTCCAAAAAGGTCATTTATTTAACATTTGATAATGGCTATGAAAACGGCTTTACCGAAAGTATTTTAGATACATTAAAGACCGAGAAAGCACCTGCGACCTTTTTCTTAACAGGTCATTATTTAACGAGTGCGAGTGATTTAGTCAAAAGAATGATTGCAGACGGTCACACAATCGGCAATCACTCTGATGGTCACCCGAATATGGCGAAATTATCGGCACAGGAAATGAAAGAAGAATGGTTTGGTTTTGATGAAAAACTATATGAATTAACGGGTGTTGATCGCACCTATTATGCCCGACCACCTGAAGGAATATTTAATGAAGAAGTATTAAAAGTCGGCAATGAGGTCGGTTATCGTCATATTTTTTGGTCCATTGCCTTTAAAGATTGGCTAAAAGACGAGCGCCGTGGCTATGAATATGCCTACAATGCCCTCATGAATCAGCTACACCCTGGCGCAATTATTTTAATGCATACCGTCGCGCAAGATAATGCCGAAGCGTTGCCGAAATTTATTCAAGAGGCGAAAAAGCAAGGCTATACATTTGGTTCGCTGGATGATTTAGTGCTTGAATATGAGCAAGTAATGCCTTACTAG
- the rlmD gene encoding 23S rRNA (uracil(1939)-C(5))-methyltransferase RlmD has translation MEVGQKFPLTIKRLGINGEGVGFYKRHVVFVKGAIPGEEVTVKLTKVAPKFAEADILTIRKASEFRQEAPCPVYADCGGCQLQHMTYEAQLANKRDIVVQAFEKYAKEIAETAEIRPTLGMDNPWNYRNKSQFQVRKEGKRVYAGLFAEGSHQLLNINDCLVQHPLTSKITVAVRKILQKLNITIYDGKTLNGLVRTIVVRTGLKSGETQVCLVTTRHEIPHKEELIERINKIDPSIVSITQNINREKTSLIFGEETIVLDGHEAILEKLGEYAFELSTRAFFQLNPEQTVHLYDEIKKAAALTGKENVVDAYCGVGTIGMWLADGAREVRGMDNVDEAIADAKMNARNNANLQHVRFFPGTADKWLFRWAKEGYRPDVISVDPPRTGLEPGFIKTVLKIKPKRVVYTSCNPSTLARDLKELSKAYNVEYIQPVDMFPQTAQVECVVKLTLKK, from the coding sequence ATGGAAGTCGGGCAAAAATTCCCGTTAACGATAAAGCGCCTTGGGATTAATGGTGAGGGTGTTGGATTTTATAAACGTCATGTCGTATTCGTAAAAGGTGCGATTCCAGGAGAAGAAGTAACAGTCAAATTAACAAAAGTAGCACCAAAATTTGCCGAGGCAGACATTTTAACGATTCGTAAAGCTAGCGAATTCCGTCAAGAAGCACCTTGCCCTGTGTATGCAGACTGTGGTGGCTGTCAATTACAGCATATGACGTATGAGGCACAGCTCGCGAATAAACGCGATATCGTCGTACAGGCATTTGAAAAGTATGCAAAGGAAATCGCAGAAACTGCCGAAATCCGTCCAACACTTGGTATGGACAATCCTTGGAACTACCGTAACAAATCACAATTCCAAGTACGTAAAGAAGGCAAACGTGTGTATGCTGGCCTATTTGCAGAAGGCTCACATCAACTACTAAACATCAATGATTGCTTAGTTCAGCACCCGTTAACATCAAAAATTACGGTCGCTGTACGTAAAATTTTACAAAAATTAAATATTACCATTTATGACGGAAAAACATTAAATGGCTTAGTACGTACCATCGTTGTCCGTACAGGCTTAAAATCTGGTGAAACGCAGGTTTGCTTAGTCACGACACGTCATGAAATTCCACATAAAGAAGAATTAATCGAACGCATTAATAAGATTGACCCTTCCATTGTGTCCATTACGCAAAATATTAATCGAGAAAAAACATCCCTTATTTTCGGTGAAGAAACGATTGTTTTAGATGGGCACGAAGCCATTCTTGAAAAGCTAGGTGAGTATGCATTTGAATTATCAACTCGTGCCTTCTTCCAGTTAAACCCTGAGCAAACGGTGCATTTATATGACGAAATTAAAAAGGCTGCCGCGCTTACTGGAAAAGAGAATGTCGTCGATGCCTATTGTGGGGTTGGGACAATTGGTATGTGGCTTGCCGACGGTGCACGCGAAGTACGCGGGATGGACAATGTCGACGAAGCCATTGCTGATGCAAAAATGAATGCGCGTAATAATGCCAACCTACAGCACGTCCGCTTCTTCCCAGGTACTGCAGATAAATGGTTATTCCGTTGGGCAAAGGAAGGTTACCGACCAGACGTCATTTCTGTCGACCCACCACGCACAGGTTTAGAGCCTGGCTTTATTAAAACGGTATTAAAAATTAAGCCAAAGCGCGTTGTTTACACATCGTGTAACCCTTCCACATTGGCACGTGATTTAAAAGAATTATCTAAAGCATATAACGTTGAATATATTCAACCAGTAGACATGTTCCCACAAACCGCCCAAGTGGAATGTGTTGTGAAATTGACGTTAAAGAAATAA
- a CDS encoding 2,3-butanediol dehydrogenase: MKAARWYKAKDIRVEQIEEPQVTAGRVKIQVAWTGICGSDLHEYIAGPIFVPVDAPHAVSKEVAPVVMGHEFSGTVVEIGEGVTSVSVGDQVVVEPILACGKCPACLKGKYNICKHLGFHGLSGGGGGFSEFTVVDERWVHKMPEGLSLEQGALVEPAAVALHSVRMSKLKAGDKAVVFGVGPIGLLVIEALKVAGAAEIYAVELSKERGAKALELGATAVINPAEEADVVAKIHELTNGGADVAYEVTGVPVVLKQAIDSTSFEGETIIVSIWEKEASIQPNNIVLSERSVKGIIAYRDIFPAVMHLMTQGYFPADKLVTKRITLNEVVTEGFETLVNDKDQIKILVASK; encoded by the coding sequence ATGAAAGCAGCACGTTGGTATAAAGCAAAAGATATTCGCGTTGAACAAATTGAAGAACCTCAAGTAACAGCAGGTCGCGTAAAAATTCAAGTTGCATGGACAGGAATTTGCGGTAGTGACCTTCATGAATATATAGCAGGTCCCATTTTCGTTCCAGTTGACGCACCACATGCCGTAAGTAAAGAAGTTGCACCAGTTGTAATGGGTCATGAATTTTCTGGTACAGTCGTTGAAATTGGCGAAGGTGTAACAAGTGTCAGTGTCGGCGATCAAGTTGTCGTAGAACCAATTTTAGCATGTGGTAAATGTCCTGCATGTTTAAAAGGGAAATATAATATTTGTAAACATTTAGGCTTCCATGGATTATCAGGTGGTGGCGGTGGTTTCTCTGAATTCACAGTTGTTGATGAACGTTGGGTACACAAAATGCCTGAAGGATTATCGTTAGAGCAAGGTGCTTTAGTTGAACCTGCAGCAGTAGCTCTACACTCCGTTCGTATGAGTAAATTAAAAGCTGGTGACAAAGCCGTTGTTTTCGGTGTAGGTCCAATCGGTTTATTAGTGATCGAAGCATTAAAAGTAGCAGGTGCTGCTGAAATTTATGCCGTGGAATTATCGAAAGAGCGCGGTGCAAAAGCATTAGAACTAGGCGCAACTGCAGTAATTAATCCTGCAGAAGAAGCGGATGTAGTAGCAAAAATTCATGAATTAACAAATGGTGGTGCAGATGTTGCCTATGAAGTAACAGGCGTTCCAGTTGTCTTAAAACAAGCAATCGATTCTACTTCGTTTGAGGGAGAAACAATTATTGTTTCAATATGGGAAAAAGAAGCATCCATTCAACCAAACAATATTGTATTATCAGAGCGTAGCGTAAAAGGAATTATTGCATACCGTGATATTTTCCCTGCTGTAATGCACTTAATGACGCAAGGCTACTTCCCTGCGGATAAATTAGTTACTAAACGCATCACACTTAATGAAGTTGTAACAGAAGGCTTTGAAACATTAGTAAACGACAAAGATCAAATTAAAATTTTAGTTGCTTCGAAATAA
- a CDS encoding zf-HC2 domain-containing protein translates to MTKITCDIVQDVLPLYYDEVCSQDTKNLVETHLQSCKACQIELKNLSVNVPVQPSELKQNAQDKKMMLSLANSWNTFRKKSFFKGVGIASLVALLLYGGYFGLYEWDIKPVKQDNIAITEIAQLADGRIAYHVDYLDNLDVYRVKYELHEDGNFYMIPLRTIIGKSSLPHFVVGEGYQDFNLPSRQIDRDGKIQALYYGSPENAQLIWKEGMELPKASEELEKQLKIN, encoded by the coding sequence ATGACGAAAATTACATGTGATATTGTCCAAGACGTACTGCCACTTTACTACGATGAGGTGTGCAGTCAGGATACGAAAAATTTAGTGGAGACGCATTTACAAAGTTGTAAAGCATGCCAAATAGAATTGAAAAATCTATCTGTAAATGTTCCAGTGCAGCCATCAGAATTAAAGCAAAACGCACAGGATAAAAAAATGATGCTATCTTTGGCGAACTCGTGGAATACTTTTCGAAAAAAATCATTTTTTAAAGGGGTAGGAATTGCTTCACTTGTGGCATTACTTTTATATGGCGGCTATTTTGGATTATACGAGTGGGATATTAAGCCAGTTAAACAAGATAATATTGCTATTACAGAGATTGCACAGCTCGCAGATGGTCGGATAGCCTATCACGTCGATTACCTAGATAATCTGGATGTCTACCGTGTGAAATATGAGCTTCATGAGGATGGCAACTTTTATATGATTCCGTTACGCACAATTATCGGCAAAAGCTCGTTACCGCATTTTGTTGTAGGTGAAGGTTATCAGGATTTTAATCTGCCTAGTCGACAGATAGATCGTGATGGTAAAATTCAAGCGCTCTATTACGGCTCTCCTGAAAACGCACAGTTGATATGGAAAGAAGGCATGGAGTTGCCAAAAGCGAGTGAAGAATTGGAAAAGCAATTAAAAATAAACTGA
- a CDS encoding RNA polymerase sigma factor gives MNFEQIYRLYFQDVYHFMLTLCRNEALAEEITQQTFYKALQNIDQYKVNCQMKVWLCQIAKNTYFTHAKKQKRFVDEQTDREDDLKIEQQLLKKEQAFYLHQLVHRLDEPYKEVFSLRVFGELSFLQISQLFEKTESWARVTFYRAKKKIQQMAKEEQ, from the coding sequence ATGAATTTTGAACAAATCTATCGGCTTTATTTTCAGGATGTCTATCATTTTATGCTCACGCTCTGTCGCAATGAAGCCCTTGCCGAAGAAATTACACAGCAAACCTTTTATAAAGCATTGCAAAACATTGACCAATATAAGGTCAACTGCCAAATGAAAGTATGGCTCTGCCAAATTGCCAAAAATACTTATTTTACACATGCAAAAAAGCAAAAGCGTTTTGTTGATGAACAAACAGACCGAGAAGATGATTTGAAAATCGAACAACAGCTATTAAAAAAAGAACAAGCCTTCTACCTTCATCAATTAGTCCATCGATTGGATGAGCCTTATAAGGAAGTTTTTTCGCTCCGAGTGTTTGGAGAGCTTTCGTTTTTACAAATTAGCCAGCTCTTTGAAAAAACGGAAAGCTGGGCACGAGTTACCTTTTATCGAGCGAAAAAGAAAATACAGCAAATGGCGAAGGAGGAACAGTGA
- a CDS encoding carboxypeptidase, which produces MKNFLFVAITFAISYSGVSWLGGVIFPSNDENSATSASSLQAAVTFGGVNYLNVFMYIIVACIITAIVFFTVKSRRSQ; this is translated from the coding sequence ATGAAAAACTTTCTTTTTGTAGCAATTACTTTTGCTATTTCTTATTCTGGGGTTTCATGGCTTGGCGGTGTTATCTTCCCAAGCAATGATGAAAACTCTGCGACATCTGCAAGCTCCCTACAAGCTGCTGTTACGTTTGGTGGCGTTAATTACTTAAATGTCTTTATGTACATAATTGTAGCGTGTATTATTACCGCAATCGTATTTTTCACAGTAAAAAGCAGACGTTCGCAATGA
- a CDS encoding MFS transporter, producing the protein MSYEQRRFAILVIIVSISGFSQGMLLPLISVIFEEDGVSSTLNGLNATGLYIGTLLISPFIEQPLRKYGYKPIIILGGALVFVSLFLFPLWKSVLFWFVLRMLIGIGDHALHFSTQTWVTSTTPTHKLGKSMSIYGISFGLGFAMGPLFVPLVKISETLPFIISSALCLVAWSLIFFVKNEKPEALKGDANQTGFIRYKLALKYGWVAFLPPFVYGFLESSLNALFPVYALRKEFDLEFVSIMLAGFSIGAILMQFPLGALGDRIGRRKVIISGLLVGASIFFVGNLVEYSQMLVAISFFAGGMCVGSMFSLGITYMTDLTPKELLPTGNLLCGIFFSLGSLSGPFIGGMYLELFPSKGFLLLVATILFLVALIVIKFGKTGKVMI; encoded by the coding sequence ATGAGTTACGAACAACGTAGATTTGCCATATTAGTTATTATCGTATCCATTTCAGGCTTTTCACAGGGGATGCTGTTGCCACTCATTTCAGTTATTTTTGAAGAGGATGGGGTTTCATCTACATTAAATGGATTGAATGCAACAGGTCTTTACATAGGGACATTATTAATATCGCCATTTATCGAGCAACCATTACGTAAATATGGCTATAAACCAATTATTATTTTAGGTGGGGCGCTTGTATTTGTGTCGTTGTTTTTGTTCCCATTATGGAAAAGTGTACTGTTTTGGTTTGTATTGCGAATGCTTATTGGCATTGGGGATCATGCATTACATTTTTCAACGCAAACCTGGGTTACCTCAACAACACCTACACATAAATTAGGGAAGAGCATGTCCATTTATGGCATTTCCTTTGGGCTTGGCTTTGCGATGGGACCATTATTTGTACCACTTGTAAAAATATCAGAAACGCTGCCATTTATCATTTCCTCGGCTTTATGTTTAGTAGCATGGTCGCTTATATTTTTTGTGAAAAACGAAAAGCCAGAAGCACTTAAAGGTGATGCCAATCAAACTGGCTTTATCCGCTATAAACTTGCTTTAAAATATGGATGGGTCGCATTTTTGCCTCCATTTGTTTATGGCTTTTTAGAATCTTCCTTAAATGCGCTGTTTCCGGTATATGCGCTACGCAAAGAGTTTGATTTAGAATTTGTTTCGATTATGCTTGCTGGCTTTTCAATAGGGGCTATTTTAATGCAATTCCCACTTGGAGCGCTAGGTGATCGAATCGGGCGTCGTAAAGTAATTATTTCTGGTTTGTTAGTAGGAGCAAGTATTTTCTTTGTGGGGAATCTTGTGGAATATTCACAAATGCTTGTTGCGATTAGCTTTTTTGCAGGCGGAATGTGTGTCGGGTCGATGTTTTCTTTAGGTATTACCTATATGACAGATTTAACGCCAAAAGAGCTGTTACCAACAGGCAATTTATTATGTGGTATTTTCTTTAGCTTGGGTAGCTTAAGTGGTCCGTTTATAGGGGGCATGTACTTAGAATTATTCCCGAGTAAGGGTTTCTTACTATTAGTCGCTACGATATTATTCCTAGTAGCACTGATTGTTATAAAATTTGGGAAAACAGGCAAAGTCATGATTTAA
- a CDS encoding SE1561 family protein: MNPITSKEQQVTYLKERLEIFLEVLDAIDPETTELEDIDRLIQMMDDLEQKMEQFQSRED; this comes from the coding sequence ATGAATCCAATCACAAGTAAAGAGCAGCAAGTAACATATTTAAAAGAACGCTTAGAAATCTTCCTTGAGGTGTTAGATGCTATCGATCCAGAAACAACAGAGTTAGAAGATATCGATCGCTTAATTCAAATGATGGACGATTTAGAACAAAAAATGGAACAATTCCAATCACGCGAAGACTAA
- a CDS encoding fumarate hydratase, with amino-acid sequence MAYLETLEKSLYSLVTETSTNLPKDVRRAIKAAKASENAGTRAAMTLDTITTNIVMAEDNVSPICQDTGLPTFKVYTPVGVNQIEIKKAIQTAIAAATGDAKLRPNSVDSLTGKNSGTNIGAGLPVVKFEQWENDYITVKLILKGGGCENKNIQYSLPTELEGLGRAGRDLDGIRKCILHSVWQAQGQGCSAGFIGVGIGGDRSSGYDLAKEQLFRHVEDTNPIEDLATLEDYIVKTANTFGVGTMGFGGEATLLGCKIGVMDRLPASFFVSVAYNCWAYRRMAIDIDPATGEITNWHYQEGEKITFKDEEKTEASSNNKVVELVAPISEEQIRSLNVGDVVKISGRMYTGRDAIHHHLIGEGVEAPVDLDGQIIYHCGPVMAKDEAGNWVVKAAGPTTSIREEPYQGDIMKKFGIRAVMGKGGMGPKTLKALGEHGGVYLNAIGGAAQYYADCIKSVDGVDLIEFGIPEAMWHLSVQDFTAVVTMDSHGNSLHADVEKSSLEKLAMHAERVF; translated from the coding sequence ATGGCATACTTAGAAACTTTAGAAAAAAGTCTTTATTCTTTAGTAACTGAAACATCTACTAACTTACCTAAAGACGTTCGTCGCGCGATTAAAGCTGCCAAAGCATCTGAAAACGCTGGTACTCGTGCTGCAATGACATTAGACACGATTACAACAAACATCGTAATGGCGGAAGACAATGTATCTCCAATCTGTCAAGATACAGGTCTACCAACATTTAAAGTATATACTCCGGTTGGCGTAAACCAAATCGAAATTAAAAAAGCAATCCAAACTGCAATCGCTGCAGCTACTGGTGACGCAAAATTACGTCCAAACTCAGTTGACTCATTAACTGGTAAAAACTCTGGTACAAACATCGGTGCTGGTCTTCCAGTTGTGAAGTTTGAGCAATGGGAAAATGATTACATCACAGTAAAGCTTATCCTTAAAGGTGGCGGCTGTGAAAACAAAAATATTCAATACTCTTTACCTACAGAATTAGAAGGTTTAGGCCGCGCTGGTCGTGACTTAGACGGTATCCGTAAATGTATTTTACACTCTGTATGGCAAGCACAAGGTCAAGGCTGTTCAGCTGGTTTCATCGGTGTGGGTATCGGTGGCGACCGCTCTTCTGGTTATGATCTTGCAAAAGAGCAATTATTCCGTCACGTTGAAGATACAAACCCAATCGAAGACTTAGCAACATTAGAAGACTACATCGTAAAAACAGCTAACACATTTGGCGTTGGTACTATGGGCTTCGGTGGTGAAGCAACATTACTAGGCTGTAAAATCGGCGTAATGGACCGCTTACCAGCATCCTTCTTCGTATCTGTAGCGTATAACTGTTGGGCTTACCGTCGTATGGCAATCGATATCGATCCAGCGACTGGTGAAATCACAAACTGGCACTACCAAGAAGGTGAAAAAATCACGTTCAAAGACGAAGAAAAAACAGAAGCTTCTTCAAACAACAAAGTAGTTGAGCTTGTTGCCCCAATTTCTGAAGAGCAAATTCGCTCATTAAACGTTGGTGACGTAGTTAAAATTTCTGGTCGCATGTACACTGGTCGTGACGCAATCCACCACCACTTAATCGGTGAGGGCGTTGAAGCTCCAGTAGACTTAGATGGACAAATCATCTACCACTGTGGTCCAGTAATGGCGAAAGACGAAGCAGGCAACTGGGTTGTGAAAGCAGCTGGTCCTACAACTTCAATTCGTGAGGAACCATACCAAGGCGACATCATGAAAAAATTCGGTATCCGCGCAGTTATGGGTAAAGGCGGCATGGGTCCAAAAACATTAAAAGCTCTTGGCGAACACGGCGGCGTTTACTTAAACGCAATCGGTGGTGCTGCTCAGTATTACGCAGACTGCATCAAATCAGTTGATGGCGTAGACTTAATCGAATTCGGTATTCCTGAAGCAATGTGGCACTTATCCGTTCAAGACTTTACAGCTGTCGTAACAATGGACTCTCACGGGAACTCATTACACGCTGATGTAGAAAAATCATCATTAGAAAAATTAGCAATGCACGCTGAACGCGTATTCTAA